In Monodelphis domestica isolate mMonDom1 chromosome 4, mMonDom1.pri, whole genome shotgun sequence, one DNA window encodes the following:
- the C4H19orf81 gene encoding putative uncharacterized protein C19orf81 homolog isoform X1, whose translation MGERRGDTTPQPGPPRSGRCHRTWGREDKGASAQLRSHAAAVWPRRESPPPQRFSARQLSNLRRDTECPAPPIYPQPAAPFPGSGSGTPFPSSPWGTEPGERGTSGRDACWEMESALPPGLSRRTGRRGWGWGPGWEAARERGTCPPREAERARRPGESQKPGDWRRLPLPQMQQQQPQQPQLLPQQEGESSGSRSPPGRWESGAGVSLMDLETPEDAQARNLGRTIKSSKLQVRQILAEYEALDRELPCIRKFPSPPPAQPLCLCMETAPEYDFTHLDLLNALEAEVPGALESGRVSSIRYENMNVICGTAGRKDRWLITVTDFQTRSRLLRSGLRPRGILHALARHDELLLGDYRLHLRRALARRRMLEALGAGPTEED comes from the exons ATGGGGGAGCGCAGAGGGGACACGACCCCCCAGCCCGGTCCCCCACGTTCTGGGAGATGCCACAGGACCTGGGGGAGGGAGGACAAGGGGGCCTCAGCCCAGCTCCGCTCTCACGCTGCAGCAGTCTGGCCCCGAAGGGAGTCTCCCCCTCCGCAGCGCTTCTCGGCCCGCCAGCTCTCCAACCTCCGCCGGGATACCGAATGCCCTGCACCCCCAATCTACCCGCAGCCCGCGGCCCCCTTCCCGGGATCGGGATcggggactccatttcccagcagCCCTTGGGGCACCGAGCCAGGCGAGCGGGGGACGTCTGGCCGCGACGCctgctgggaaatggagtccgCGCTGCCTCCGGGGCTGTCGCGCCGGACTGGGCgccggggctggggctggggacCTGGCTGGGAGGCTGCAAGAGAGCGGGGCACCTGCCCTCCTCGGGAGGCTGAGCGGGCCCGCCGCCCGGGGGAATCCCAGAAGCCGGGGGATTGGAGGCGCCTGCCCCTCCCCCAG ATGCAGCAACAACAACCGCAGCAGCCGCAGCTGCTGCCCCAGCAGGAAGGCGAGTCCTCGGGCTCTCGAAGCCCCCCGGGGCGCTGGGAGTCAG GAGCGGGGGTGTCACTGATGGACTTGGAGACCCCGGAGGACGCACAGGCCCGGAACCTGGGCCGAACCATCAAATCCTC GAAGCTCCAGGTGCGCCAGATCCTGGCTGAGTACGAGGCCCTGGACCGGGAGCTGCCCTGCATCCGCAAGTTCCCCAGCCCGCCGCCCGCCCAGCCCCTCTGCCTGTGCATGGAGACCGCG CCCGAGTACGACTTCACCCACCTGGACTTGCTGAACGCCCTGGAGGCCGAGGTGCCGGGCGCCCTGGAGAGCGGCCGCGTCAGCAGCATCCGCTACGAGAACATGAACGTCATCTGCGGCACGGCCGGCCGCAAGGACCG GTGGCTCATCACCGTCACGGACTTCCAGACCCGCTCCCGCCTGCTGCGCTCGGGGCTCCGCCCGCGCGGGATCCTTCACGCCCTCGCACGCCACGACGAGCTCCTGCTCGGAGACTACCGCCTGCACCTGCGCCGGGCCCTGGCGCGACGGCGCATGCTCGAGGCCCTGGGAGCGGGACCCACCGAGGAGGACTGA
- the C4H19orf81 gene encoding putative uncharacterized protein C19orf81 homolog isoform X2, with translation MGVLGASLWRDTEMQQQQPQQPQLLPQQEGESSGSRSPPGRWESGAGVSLMDLETPEDAQARNLGRTIKSSKLQVRQILAEYEALDRELPCIRKFPSPPPAQPLCLCMETAPEYDFTHLDLLNALEAEVPGALESGRVSSIRYENMNVICGTAGRKDRWLITVTDFQTRSRLLRSGLRPRGILHALARHDELLLGDYRLHLRRALARRRMLEALGAGPTEED, from the exons ATGGGGGTGCTGGGTGCGAGCCTctggagagacacagag ATGCAGCAACAACAACCGCAGCAGCCGCAGCTGCTGCCCCAGCAGGAAGGCGAGTCCTCGGGCTCTCGAAGCCCCCCGGGGCGCTGGGAGTCAG GAGCGGGGGTGTCACTGATGGACTTGGAGACCCCGGAGGACGCACAGGCCCGGAACCTGGGCCGAACCATCAAATCCTC GAAGCTCCAGGTGCGCCAGATCCTGGCTGAGTACGAGGCCCTGGACCGGGAGCTGCCCTGCATCCGCAAGTTCCCCAGCCCGCCGCCCGCCCAGCCCCTCTGCCTGTGCATGGAGACCGCG CCCGAGTACGACTTCACCCACCTGGACTTGCTGAACGCCCTGGAGGCCGAGGTGCCGGGCGCCCTGGAGAGCGGCCGCGTCAGCAGCATCCGCTACGAGAACATGAACGTCATCTGCGGCACGGCCGGCCGCAAGGACCG GTGGCTCATCACCGTCACGGACTTCCAGACCCGCTCCCGCCTGCTGCGCTCGGGGCTCCGCCCGCGCGGGATCCTTCACGCCCTCGCACGCCACGACGAGCTCCTGCTCGGAGACTACCGCCTGCACCTGCGCCGGGCCCTGGCGCGACGGCGCATGCTCGAGGCCCTGGGAGCGGGACCCACCGAGGAGGACTGA
- the SYT3 gene encoding synaptotagmin-3 isoform X1: protein MSGDYEDDLCRRALTLVSDLCSRIQDADEKCQEFWRIRGYPRPSDADISVSLLSVIVTFCGIVLLGVSLFVSWKLCWVPWRDKGGSAPGGGPLRKDPGAGLAGLVGGGAAHHLGPGLGGPHHLLGAPHHHHPFSELLEPGGVSGPDLPEPSYLDMDSYPDAAAAMAAGVKPSQTSPELPTDGSAGPAGGLLLLPPGGGGLPSAQSHQQVTSLAPPTRYPALPRPLTQQPLTPQPPAPSLPEPEDRAPAPALPLPLPAGEEKSRLIGQIQPELYQGAGAGGRRAGAGPGGGPGAGRFSFALRYLYGSDQLVVRVLQALDLPAKDSNGFSDPYVKIYLLPDRKKKFQTKVHRKTLNPVFNETFQFAVPLAELAQRKLHFSIYDFDRFSRHDLIGQVVLDNLLELAEQPPDRPLWRDIIEGGSEKADLGELNFSLCYLPTAGRLTVTIIKASNLKAMDLTGFSDPYVKASLISEGRRLKKRKTSIKKNTLNPTYNEALVFDVAPESVEALGLSIAVVDYDCIGHNEVIGVCRVGADAADAHGREHWAEMLANPRKPVEYWHQLVEEKTLSSFTKGTKGLSERESSE, encoded by the exons ATGTCCGGGGACTACGAGGATGACCTCTGCCGCCGGGCTCTCACGCTGGTCTCTGACTTGTGCTCCCGGATCCAAGATGCTGATGAGAAATGCCAGGAGTTCTGGCGCATCCGGGGCTACCCGCGGCCCTCCGACGCAG ATATCTCGGTGAGCCTGCTCTCCGTCATCGTGACCTTCTGTGGGATCGTCCTGCTGGGCGTCTCGCTCTTCGTGTCCTGGAAGCTCTGCTGGGTGCCCTGGCGGGACAAGGGGGGCTCGGCCCCTGGGGGCGGCCCCCTGCGCAAGGACCCTGGGGCCGGGCTGGCGGGGCTGGTGGGTGGCGGGGCCGCCCACCACCTGGGCCCCGGCCTGGGCGGCCCGCACCACCTCCTGGGCgcgccccaccaccaccaccccttctCCGAGCTCCTGGAGCCCGGTGGCGTGAGCGGCCCCGACCTGCCGGAACCCTCCTACCTAGACATGGACTCCTACCCGGACGCCGCCGCTGCCATGGCCGCCGGGGTCAAGCCCAGCCAGACGTCGCCCGAGCTGCCCACCGACGGCAGTGCCGGCCCCGCTGGGGGGCTCCTCCTGCTGCCCCCAGGCGGGGGAGGTCTGCCCAGTGCCCAGTCACACCAGCAGGTTACCAGCCTGGCCCCTCCGACCAG GTACCCGGCTCTCCCTCGGCCCCTCACCCAGCAGCCCCTGACTCCCCAGCCCCCTGCCCCGAGCCTGCCAGAGCCCGAGGACAGAGCCCCGGCCCCGGCCCTGCCTCTGCCCCTGCCAGCGGGAGAGGAGAAGTCGAGGCTCATCGGGCAGATCCAGCCGGAGCTGTACCAgggggccggggccgggggcCGGCGGGCAGGGGCCGGGCCGGGCGGGGGACCGGGGGCCGGCCGCTTCAGCTTCGCCCTGCGCTATCTCTACGGCTCTGACCAGCTGGTGGTCCGGGTGCTGCAGGCCCTCGACCTGCCGGCCAAAGATTCCAATGGCTTCTCGGACCCCTACGTCAAGATCTACCTGCTGCCCGACCGCAAGAAGAAGTTTCAGACCAAG GTGCACAGGAAGACGCTGAACCCCGTGTTCAACGAGACCTTCCAGTTTGCCGTGCCGCTGGCCGAGCTGGCGCAGAGGAAGCTGCACTTCAGCATCTACGACTTCGACCGCTTCTCCAGGCACGACCTCATTGGCCAAGTGGTGCTGGACAACCTCCTGGAGCTGGCGGAGCAGCCCCCTGACCGGCCGCTCTGGAGGGACATCATCGAAGGCGGCTCG GAGAAGGCTGACCTAGGGGAGCTCAACTTCTCCCTGTGCTACCTCCCCACGGCCGGGCGCCTGACCGTGACCATCATCAAAGCCTCCAACCTCAAAGCTATGGACCTCACGGGCTTCTCCG ACCCCTACGTGAAGGCCTCCCTGATCTCGGAGGGGCGGCGGCTCAAGAAACGCAAGACCTCCATCAAGAAGAACACCCTGAACCCCACGTACAACGAGGCGCTGGTGTTCGACGTGGCCCCCGAGAGCGTGGAGGCCCTGGGGCTGAGCATCGCCGTGGTGGACTACGACTG CATCGGGCACAACGAGGTCATCGGTGTGTGCCGCGTCGGGGCAGACGCCGCCGATGCCCACGGCCGGGAACACTGGGCAGAGATGCTGGCCAATCCCCGGAAGCCTGTGGAGTACTGGCACCAGCTGGTGGAG GAGAAGACTCTGTCCAGCTTCACCAAGGGCACCAAGGGTCTGAGCGAGAGAGAGAGCTCCGAGTGA
- the SYT3 gene encoding synaptotagmin-3 isoform X2 has product MPGVLAHPGLPAALRRRCASSKAFPPQPSGSLAILDKGPEGPDISVSLLSVIVTFCGIVLLGVSLFVSWKLCWVPWRDKGGSAPGGGPLRKDPGAGLAGLVGGGAAHHLGPGLGGPHHLLGAPHHHHPFSELLEPGGVSGPDLPEPSYLDMDSYPDAAAAMAAGVKPSQTSPELPTDGSAGPAGGLLLLPPGGGGLPSAQSHQQVTSLAPPTRYPALPRPLTQQPLTPQPPAPSLPEPEDRAPAPALPLPLPAGEEKSRLIGQIQPELYQGAGAGGRRAGAGPGGGPGAGRFSFALRYLYGSDQLVVRVLQALDLPAKDSNGFSDPYVKIYLLPDRKKKFQTKVHRKTLNPVFNETFQFAVPLAELAQRKLHFSIYDFDRFSRHDLIGQVVLDNLLELAEQPPDRPLWRDIIEGGSEKADLGELNFSLCYLPTAGRLTVTIIKASNLKAMDLTGFSDPYVKASLISEGRRLKKRKTSIKKNTLNPTYNEALVFDVAPESVEALGLSIAVVDYDCIGHNEVIGVCRVGADAADAHGREHWAEMLANPRKPVEYWHQLVEEKTLSSFTKGTKGLSERESSE; this is encoded by the exons ATGCCAGGAGTTCTGGCGCATCCGGGGCTACCCGCGGCCCTCCGACGCAGGTGTGCGTCCTCTAAGGCCTTCCCGCCCCAGCCCTCTGGCTCGCTCGCCATCTTGGACAAGGGTCCTGAAGGCCCAG ATATCTCGGTGAGCCTGCTCTCCGTCATCGTGACCTTCTGTGGGATCGTCCTGCTGGGCGTCTCGCTCTTCGTGTCCTGGAAGCTCTGCTGGGTGCCCTGGCGGGACAAGGGGGGCTCGGCCCCTGGGGGCGGCCCCCTGCGCAAGGACCCTGGGGCCGGGCTGGCGGGGCTGGTGGGTGGCGGGGCCGCCCACCACCTGGGCCCCGGCCTGGGCGGCCCGCACCACCTCCTGGGCgcgccccaccaccaccaccccttctCCGAGCTCCTGGAGCCCGGTGGCGTGAGCGGCCCCGACCTGCCGGAACCCTCCTACCTAGACATGGACTCCTACCCGGACGCCGCCGCTGCCATGGCCGCCGGGGTCAAGCCCAGCCAGACGTCGCCCGAGCTGCCCACCGACGGCAGTGCCGGCCCCGCTGGGGGGCTCCTCCTGCTGCCCCCAGGCGGGGGAGGTCTGCCCAGTGCCCAGTCACACCAGCAGGTTACCAGCCTGGCCCCTCCGACCAG GTACCCGGCTCTCCCTCGGCCCCTCACCCAGCAGCCCCTGACTCCCCAGCCCCCTGCCCCGAGCCTGCCAGAGCCCGAGGACAGAGCCCCGGCCCCGGCCCTGCCTCTGCCCCTGCCAGCGGGAGAGGAGAAGTCGAGGCTCATCGGGCAGATCCAGCCGGAGCTGTACCAgggggccggggccgggggcCGGCGGGCAGGGGCCGGGCCGGGCGGGGGACCGGGGGCCGGCCGCTTCAGCTTCGCCCTGCGCTATCTCTACGGCTCTGACCAGCTGGTGGTCCGGGTGCTGCAGGCCCTCGACCTGCCGGCCAAAGATTCCAATGGCTTCTCGGACCCCTACGTCAAGATCTACCTGCTGCCCGACCGCAAGAAGAAGTTTCAGACCAAG GTGCACAGGAAGACGCTGAACCCCGTGTTCAACGAGACCTTCCAGTTTGCCGTGCCGCTGGCCGAGCTGGCGCAGAGGAAGCTGCACTTCAGCATCTACGACTTCGACCGCTTCTCCAGGCACGACCTCATTGGCCAAGTGGTGCTGGACAACCTCCTGGAGCTGGCGGAGCAGCCCCCTGACCGGCCGCTCTGGAGGGACATCATCGAAGGCGGCTCG GAGAAGGCTGACCTAGGGGAGCTCAACTTCTCCCTGTGCTACCTCCCCACGGCCGGGCGCCTGACCGTGACCATCATCAAAGCCTCCAACCTCAAAGCTATGGACCTCACGGGCTTCTCCG ACCCCTACGTGAAGGCCTCCCTGATCTCGGAGGGGCGGCGGCTCAAGAAACGCAAGACCTCCATCAAGAAGAACACCCTGAACCCCACGTACAACGAGGCGCTGGTGTTCGACGTGGCCCCCGAGAGCGTGGAGGCCCTGGGGCTGAGCATCGCCGTGGTGGACTACGACTG CATCGGGCACAACGAGGTCATCGGTGTGTGCCGCGTCGGGGCAGACGCCGCCGATGCCCACGGCCGGGAACACTGGGCAGAGATGCTGGCCAATCCCCGGAAGCCTGTGGAGTACTGGCACCAGCTGGTGGAG GAGAAGACTCTGTCCAGCTTCACCAAGGGCACCAAGGGTCTGAGCGAGAGAGAGAGCTCCGAGTGA
- the C4H19orf81 gene encoding putative uncharacterized protein C19orf81 homolog isoform X3, with protein sequence MQQQQPQQPQLLPQQEGESSGSRSPPGRWESGAGVSLMDLETPEDAQARNLGRTIKSSKLQVRQILAEYEALDRELPCIRKFPSPPPAQPLCLCMETAPEYDFTHLDLLNALEAEVPGALESGRVSSIRYENMNVICGTAGRKDRWLITVTDFQTRSRLLRSGLRPRGILHALARHDELLLGDYRLHLRRALARRRMLEALGAGPTEED encoded by the exons ATGCAGCAACAACAACCGCAGCAGCCGCAGCTGCTGCCCCAGCAGGAAGGCGAGTCCTCGGGCTCTCGAAGCCCCCCGGGGCGCTGGGAGTCAG GAGCGGGGGTGTCACTGATGGACTTGGAGACCCCGGAGGACGCACAGGCCCGGAACCTGGGCCGAACCATCAAATCCTC GAAGCTCCAGGTGCGCCAGATCCTGGCTGAGTACGAGGCCCTGGACCGGGAGCTGCCCTGCATCCGCAAGTTCCCCAGCCCGCCGCCCGCCCAGCCCCTCTGCCTGTGCATGGAGACCGCG CCCGAGTACGACTTCACCCACCTGGACTTGCTGAACGCCCTGGAGGCCGAGGTGCCGGGCGCCCTGGAGAGCGGCCGCGTCAGCAGCATCCGCTACGAGAACATGAACGTCATCTGCGGCACGGCCGGCCGCAAGGACCG GTGGCTCATCACCGTCACGGACTTCCAGACCCGCTCCCGCCTGCTGCGCTCGGGGCTCCGCCCGCGCGGGATCCTTCACGCCCTCGCACGCCACGACGAGCTCCTGCTCGGAGACTACCGCCTGCACCTGCGCCGGGCCCTGGCGCGACGGCGCATGCTCGAGGCCCTGGGAGCGGGACCCACCGAGGAGGACTGA